In Lewinellaceae bacterium, a single window of DNA contains:
- a CDS encoding HD family phosphohydrolase → MMQTKNGLLDHTEAYIQQFYQEHFPPEFVFHDFPHTQNVVESALQIGQACQLSEKEMEMLQLAAWFHDTGYFKNPIGHEELSSQLAEAYLRQRNYPPEDISVVKGCIIATRVPQNPQNLLEEILCDADLSHLGNERYWDRCGRLRQEILMTKDILMSEQEWVDFELDFMINHRYHTEVARSFFVKQKNQHIKQLLKQKQRLNPGVAKALADGLPDKKKKKKKKGGLKLKEINLGRGVETMYRTTYRTHVNLSSIADNKANIMLSINAIIISIVVANLVPKIPGDYRLAVPTLILLAVCLTALVYAILSTRPKVTKGRATREEVAQKRTNLLFFGNFYQMDLEDFHWGMMEMIKDSDFLYSSMTRDLYYLGVVLAKKYQYLRICYNIFMYGLIFAVAAFAAAFLFWPAPV, encoded by the coding sequence ATGATGCAAACAAAAAACGGCCTGCTCGACCATACAGAGGCTTACATCCAGCAGTTCTACCAGGAACATTTTCCTCCGGAATTTGTATTCCACGACTTTCCCCATACCCAGAATGTAGTAGAATCCGCTCTGCAGATCGGCCAGGCGTGCCAGCTATCCGAAAAGGAAATGGAGATGCTCCAGTTGGCGGCCTGGTTTCACGACACGGGCTATTTCAAAAACCCGATAGGGCATGAGGAACTCAGCAGCCAGCTGGCCGAAGCTTACCTGCGGCAACGCAATTACCCCCCTGAAGACATTAGCGTTGTAAAAGGCTGCATCATCGCCACCCGCGTCCCCCAAAACCCTCAGAACTTACTGGAAGAAATCCTCTGCGACGCCGACCTCAGCCACCTGGGCAACGAACGGTACTGGGACCGCTGCGGCCGCCTGCGCCAGGAAATCCTCATGACCAAAGACATCCTCATGTCTGAACAGGAATGGGTGGATTTTGAACTGGACTTTATGATCAACCACCGCTACCATACGGAGGTGGCGAGAAGCTTTTTCGTCAAACAAAAAAACCAGCACATCAAGCAACTGCTGAAGCAAAAGCAACGGCTGAACCCAGGCGTGGCTAAAGCGTTGGCGGATGGCCTTCCGGACAAAAAGAAAAAAAAGAAAAAAAAGGGCGGCCTTAAGCTCAAGGAGATCAACCTGGGCCGGGGGGTGGAAACCATGTACCGGACTACCTACCGCACTCACGTCAACCTCAGCTCCATTGCCGACAATAAGGCCAATATCATGCTGAGCATCAACGCCATCATCATATCTATAGTAGTGGCCAACCTGGTGCCCAAAATCCCCGGCGACTATCGCCTCGCCGTGCCCACGCTGATCCTGCTCGCCGTTTGCCTGACTGCCCTGGTTTACGCCATTCTATCCACCCGGCCCAAGGTGACCAAAGGGCGGGCGACGAGAGAAGAGGTTGCTCAAAAACGGACCAACCTGCTTTTCTTCGGCAATTTCTACCAGATGGACCTCGAAGACTTCCACTGGGGAATGATGGAAATGATCAAGGACAGCGACTTCCTCTACAGCTCTATGACCCGCGACTTGTACTACCTGGGAGTGGTGTTGGCCAAGAAATACCAATACCTGCGCATCTGCTACAACATTTTCATGTACGGGCTCATTTTTGCCGTGGCGGCTTTTGCGGCGGCTTTCCTGTTCTGGCCGGCGCCGGTGTGA
- a CDS encoding TIGR03643 family protein, giving the protein MNIKKILQQHQLTDRDLNRIVEMAWEDRTPFDAIEAQFGVTEAEVIRIMKHEMHLRNWKKWRARVQGRATKHRRLRGNKTGRFKASRQKHISLNNISKK; this is encoded by the coding sequence ATGAACATCAAGAAAATACTGCAGCAACACCAACTCACCGACCGCGACCTCAATCGCATTGTAGAAATGGCGTGGGAAGACCGCACGCCCTTCGACGCCATCGAAGCCCAGTTTGGCGTCACCGAAGCGGAAGTGATCCGCATCATGAAGCACGAGATGCACCTGCGCAACTGGAAGAAATGGCGCGCCCGCGTGCAGGGGCGGGCAACCAAACACAGAAGGCTGAGAGGAAATAAAACGGGGCGCTTCAAAGCGAGCCGACAAAAACACATCTCCCTGAATAACATTTCGAAAAAATAG
- a CDS encoding DUF2007 domain-containing protein, protein MDQQILDYFGEFEESTRIVPLKYFFFESEARLYAARLKEVGIPCFISNANIMSVLPLGGGGGIGLHIREADLTEASQIVARLDHQKENGSQGDSFHDADHDDIEYQRALHEPPMAFRANQAWYWLVIGIVLLVILRAFLRAAGVVESWRDFF, encoded by the coding sequence ATGGACCAGCAGATACTCGACTACTTTGGGGAATTCGAAGAAAGCACCCGGATCGTTCCGCTGAAGTATTTCTTCTTCGAGTCGGAGGCGCGCCTGTACGCCGCCCGGCTCAAAGAGGTTGGTATCCCTTGCTTCATTTCCAACGCCAACATCATGTCCGTCCTTCCCCTGGGCGGCGGCGGCGGCATCGGCCTGCACATCCGGGAAGCAGACCTTACGGAAGCCTCCCAAATTGTGGCCCGCCTCGACCACCAAAAAGAAAACGGCAGCCAGGGCGATTCTTTCCACGATGCCGACCACGACGATATCGAGTACCAGCGTGCCCTGCACGAACCGCCGATGGCCTTCCGGGCCAACCAGGCCTGGTACTGGCTCGTCATCGGCATCGTCCTGCTGGTCATCCTTCGCGCCTTCCTGCGGGCGGCAGGGGTGGTGGAGAGTTGGAGGGATTTTTTTTGA
- a CDS encoding BlaI/MecI/CopY family transcriptional regulator: MNKLTKAEEEIMQIIWEIAPCTVADIRNYMKDKLGMKKPPHSTVSTMVRILDDKKGFLKHTAYGRTFVYEPAVSKETYTRQSLKTLVSDYFEGSMNRLVSFLVQEKDLSLRELNELVDKLEEEE, translated from the coding sequence ATGAATAAGCTCACCAAAGCCGAAGAAGAGATCATGCAGATCATCTGGGAGATCGCGCCCTGCACGGTGGCCGACATCCGCAACTACATGAAGGACAAGTTGGGGATGAAGAAGCCACCTCACAGCACCGTCTCCACCATGGTGCGCATCCTGGACGACAAGAAGGGCTTCCTGAAGCATACCGCCTACGGGCGGACGTTTGTCTACGAGCCGGCCGTCAGCAAGGAAACCTACACCCGGCAATCCCTGAAAACGCTGGTGAGCGACTACTTCGAGGGCTCTATGAACCGCCTGGTCTCTTTCCTGGTGCAGGAAAAAGACCTGAGCTTGAGAGAGTTGAATGAGTTGGTGGATAAGCTGGAGGAAGAGGAATAG
- a CDS encoding type II toxin-antitoxin system VapC family toxin: protein MAGPRMVGDTNIFIAYLRATKKEKTWLQQLPDDTELFISAATRYELLMGATDDRKKRDVELLTGPLPTLPFSKAVADKAAGIYHSLRSKNRMIEFRDIFIAATALENGLPILTTNRRDFSNVEGLRFYEL from the coding sequence ATGGCAGGCCCGCGAATGGTAGGGGATACGAATATATTCATAGCGTATCTACGTGCTACTAAGAAAGAAAAAACTTGGCTTCAGCAGCTTCCTGATGATACGGAATTATTCATTTCGGCCGCCACCCGATATGAACTCCTGATGGGAGCTACAGATGACCGGAAAAAGAGAGATGTCGAACTGCTGACCGGGCCCTTGCCCACTCTTCCCTTCTCCAAAGCGGTTGCCGACAAAGCTGCCGGAATATACCACAGCCTTCGCTCAAAAAACAGAATGATTGAATTCCGGGATATTTTCATCGCTGCCACGGCTCTGGAGAACGGCCTTCCTATTCTCACCACCAACCGCCGGGATTTTTCGAATGTTGAGGGGTTGAGATTTTATGAACTTTAA
- a CDS encoding TonB family protein, with amino-acid sequence MIPYILQITFCWAAFYALYAGLLSRATFFNHNRAYLLGSLVLGLILPLAGWQLWLPAGQPELLTVTLQPITIGMENLEVVVMATAAEPGLGWWEALLAVYWLGVGIAGLRFAYGLRKLWRLHRGSERRKQDGYTLVFTEEWHAPFSFFNTLFWSRQMPYPPEDEKKIIRHERAHMRGWHSLDVLLVELLGIVFWLSPMIYLYSRSLRVVHEYLADAAVLRTTKKKKQYGHLLLSQSQSGHPIVLANHFINSQLKKRILMMTKTKSKRHILTRYLLALPLLFVLALAFARPGSAEEVLPIAPAPVEKAVEATKGDVDRMPVFAGCETEKTESEQASCSKQKLVEFMIDNLKYPEAAQKAKVEGKVLVQFTIARDGSVQEAEVLQGIGYGCDEAALAVVNAMPSWTPAIKDGKPVSLQMTLPFTFSLPKGTAQLGEDKEEVFKVVEEMPRFPGCEEENVPEGEMVQCSNRKLIEYIFTNVKYPREAKDAGIEGTAIVSFVVDKDGWVKDIKVARPLHERIDAEVIRVVKQMNEMDQRWIPGRQKGQAVNVQFNLPVKFLLDAERKQLQLPEGAKDLKLQNFNASPNPTSGLLNLRFEAEAQPTVIRILNSNGQEVLREAINRFEGVYNQAIDLGKLPKGVYVLHISQGERIFAEKVVLQ; translated from the coding sequence ATGATCCCCTACATTCTACAAATCACTTTCTGCTGGGCCGCATTCTACGCCCTGTACGCCGGGCTGCTGAGCCGCGCCACTTTTTTCAACCACAACCGGGCCTATCTGCTGGGGAGCCTGGTGCTGGGGCTGATACTGCCTTTGGCAGGCTGGCAGCTATGGCTTCCCGCCGGGCAACCGGAGCTGTTGACCGTAACGTTACAACCCATCACCATCGGAATGGAGAACCTGGAAGTGGTAGTGATGGCAACCGCCGCCGAGCCGGGCCTGGGCTGGTGGGAAGCGCTGCTGGCCGTGTACTGGCTGGGCGTGGGCATTGCCGGGCTGCGCTTTGCTTACGGCCTGCGCAAGCTGTGGCGGCTGCACCGTGGATCGGAACGCCGGAAGCAGGATGGGTATACGCTGGTCTTCACCGAAGAATGGCATGCCCCGTTTTCCTTCTTCAACACCCTGTTCTGGAGCCGGCAGATGCCTTACCCTCCGGAAGACGAAAAGAAAATTATCCGGCACGAACGGGCTCACATGCGGGGCTGGCACAGCCTGGATGTATTATTGGTGGAACTGCTGGGCATCGTTTTCTGGCTCAGCCCCATGATCTACCTCTACAGCCGCTCCCTGCGGGTGGTGCACGAATACCTGGCCGATGCGGCCGTACTCCGAACAACCAAAAAGAAGAAACAATATGGCCATTTATTGCTCAGTCAATCACAGTCCGGACACCCGATTGTACTGGCGAACCATTTCATTAATTCACAATTGAAAAAACGTATTCTGATGATGACTAAAACTAAATCGAAGCGCCATATCCTTACCCGGTACCTGCTGGCATTGCCGCTCCTTTTTGTCCTGGCCCTGGCTTTTGCCCGGCCGGGCAGCGCGGAAGAAGTGTTGCCGATAGCCCCCGCTCCGGTTGAAAAAGCAGTGGAAGCCACGAAAGGCGACGTAGACCGCATGCCCGTCTTCGCCGGCTGTGAAACGGAGAAAACGGAAAGCGAGCAGGCGTCCTGTAGCAAGCAAAAGCTGGTGGAATTCATGATCGACAACCTGAAGTACCCTGAAGCGGCCCAAAAGGCCAAAGTAGAGGGTAAAGTCCTGGTGCAGTTCACTATTGCCCGGGACGGTTCAGTACAGGAAGCCGAGGTGCTACAGGGCATCGGCTATGGCTGCGACGAAGCGGCGCTGGCGGTGGTAAACGCCATGCCCAGTTGGACTCCCGCTATAAAGGATGGCAAGCCGGTGAGCCTGCAAATGACCCTGCCCTTCACTTTCAGCCTGCCAAAAGGAACGGCTCAGCTTGGAGAAGACAAAGAAGAGGTCTTCAAAGTAGTGGAAGAAATGCCGCGTTTCCCGGGTTGCGAAGAGGAGAATGTTCCAGAAGGCGAGATGGTGCAGTGCTCCAATAGGAAGCTCATAGAGTACATTTTCACCAACGTCAAATACCCCAGAGAAGCTAAAGACGCCGGCATTGAAGGAACTGCCATAGTAAGCTTCGTCGTCGATAAAGACGGCTGGGTGAAAGACATTAAGGTAGCACGCCCCCTCCACGAGCGTATCGACGCGGAAGTGATCCGCGTTGTCAAACAGATGAACGAGATGGACCAGCGCTGGATACCGGGCCGCCAGAAAGGCCAGGCTGTGAATGTGCAATTCAACCTGCCGGTGAAGTTCCTCCTCGATGCCGAAAGGAAGCAACTGCAATTGCCGGAAGGCGCCAAGGACCTGAAGCTCCAAAACTTCAACGCCTCCCCGAACCCTACCTCCGGCCTGCTCAACCTGCGATTCGAAGCGGAAGCTCAACCCACGGTGATTCGCATCCTGAACAGCAATGGCCAGGAAGTCCTCCGCGAAGCGATCAACCGTTTCGAAGGGGTATACAACCAGGCCATCGACCTGGGCAAACTACCGAAAGGCGTTTACGTCCTGCACATCAGCCAGGGCGAGCGGATTTTTGCAGAGAAGGTGGTGCTGCAGTAG
- the chrA gene encoding chromate efflux transporter — translation MSHNQPTPPRLREIASLFLKLGIFAFGGPAAHIAMMEEEVVQKRQWMDQQHFLDLVGATSLIPGPNSTEMTMHCGHERGGAYGLFIAGASFILPAVLITGGLAYLYVEYGQLPQVAPLLYGIKPAVLAVILSAVIKLGGKALKSRQLGVIGGLATLAVLLGINEIFAILGAGALGLALHGLLRLRNAPMFIPLPLLLFQATASTSGAASASLGKLFLTFLKVGSILFGSGYVLVAYLDGELVQKLGWLTRPELLDAIAIGQFTPGPVLSTATFVGYQILGFWGAVAATLGIFLPSFFFVWLLNPLVPKIRESKAAGAFLDAVNIGAVGIMAAVVLQLGAEVLPDWKAWVVAGGSALAVFGPWKVSSVWVILGGAVLGWGLSWV, via the coding sequence ATGAGCCACAACCAACCGACGCCCCCCCGCCTCCGGGAAATCGCATCACTCTTCCTCAAGCTGGGCATTTTCGCCTTTGGCGGCCCGGCGGCCCATATTGCCATGATGGAAGAAGAAGTGGTACAGAAACGCCAATGGATGGACCAGCAGCACTTTCTCGACCTGGTGGGCGCCACCAGCCTCATCCCCGGGCCCAATTCTACGGAAATGACCATGCACTGCGGCCACGAGCGGGGCGGGGCTTACGGGCTATTCATAGCCGGCGCCAGCTTCATTTTGCCGGCGGTGCTGATCACCGGTGGGCTGGCCTACCTCTATGTGGAATACGGCCAACTGCCACAGGTGGCGCCGCTGTTGTACGGCATCAAGCCGGCAGTGCTGGCCGTCATTCTCAGCGCCGTCATCAAGCTGGGCGGCAAAGCCCTGAAGAGCCGGCAACTGGGCGTGATCGGCGGGCTGGCCACCCTGGCAGTGCTGTTGGGCATAAATGAAATTTTCGCCATCCTGGGCGCGGGGGCGCTCGGCCTGGCGCTACACGGGTTGCTGCGCCTGCGCAATGCCCCAATGTTCATTCCTTTGCCGTTGCTCCTCTTCCAGGCAACCGCCTCCACTTCTGGCGCCGCCTCTGCCAGCCTCGGCAAGCTGTTCCTCACCTTCCTCAAGGTGGGTTCCATCCTCTTCGGCAGCGGCTACGTGCTGGTGGCCTACCTCGACGGCGAGCTGGTGCAAAAGCTGGGCTGGCTCACCCGCCCCGAGCTGCTCGACGCCATCGCCATCGGGCAGTTCACGCCCGGCCCGGTGCTCTCTACCGCCACTTTTGTCGGCTACCAAATCCTGGGCTTTTGGGGGGCGGTAGCAGCCACCCTGGGCATCTTCCTGCCCTCCTTCTTTTTTGTATGGCTGCTCAACCCGCTGGTGCCGAAAATCCGCGAGTCCAAAGCCGCCGGCGCCTTTCTCGATGCGGTCAACATCGGCGCAGTCGGCATCATGGCGGCGGTAGTGCTGCAACTGGGCGCCGAAGTGCTGCCCGACTGGAAGGCCTGGGTAGTTGCCGGGGGGAGCGCTCTGGCCGTCTTCGGCCCCTGGAAGGTGAGCTCGGTGTGGGTGATCTTGGGGGGGGCTGTGCTGGGGTGGGGGCTTAGTTGGGTTTGA
- the avd gene encoding diversity-generating retroelement protein Avd, giving the protein MSEKENVITHTYDLLKYLVPQLAKYPRQQKFLLADRIQLKVMEILDLFIEAYYSSSPQEKAALLRRVNLQLEKLRYLIRLSNDLRCINEDRYAYISRQVNDIGKQAGGWLKSLAA; this is encoded by the coding sequence ATGAGCGAGAAGGAAAACGTAATTACGCATACTTACGATTTGCTGAAATACCTTGTCCCGCAATTGGCGAAGTATCCGCGCCAGCAGAAATTCCTGCTGGCGGACCGCATCCAGTTGAAGGTCATGGAAATCCTAGACCTTTTCATCGAGGCCTATTACAGCTCCTCCCCGCAGGAGAAGGCGGCGCTGCTCCGGAGGGTAAATCTCCAACTGGAGAAGCTGCGCTATCTGATCCGTTTATCCAATGACCTGCGCTGCATCAACGAGGACAGGTATGCCTATATATCCCGGCAGGTAAATGATATTGGAAAGCAGGCCGGAGGCTGGCTCAAAAGCCTGGCGGCATGA
- a CDS encoding DUF3857 domain-containing protein, with product MTRIKSYLKQAYPALLLCFLSFSLYAQKPPMKWGNVEDGDLSMSVYEPDTAAAAAILGDYAELSVDLGDGSLRYVFEHHRRIKILKLGGFQYADIPIPFHKGQELGNLKAQLFTPDGQQYEVDKSAIFEEQTTEEWSQIKFSFPQVVEGAVIEFRYRLSSENVLQLREWYFQSEIPTRWSELRLSIPEWYDYIFINQGRKFDIEEREQRPETIRIPSGNTASSRGGGAVRANVNKCRFVMENVPALKEEAYVTTMDDYRARMRFQLRSIKYPQSYVQPILTDWVTLAACRRTGC from the coding sequence ATGACGCGCATCAAGTCTTACCTTAAGCAGGCCTATCCGGCCCTGTTGCTGTGTTTCCTTTCCTTTTCTCTTTACGCCCAGAAGCCTCCCATGAAATGGGGCAATGTGGAGGATGGCGACCTCAGCATGTCCGTTTACGAACCGGATACTGCTGCCGCTGCGGCCATACTTGGCGATTATGCCGAACTTTCGGTCGACCTCGGAGACGGCAGCCTACGATACGTATTTGAGCACCACCGGAGGATCAAAATCCTCAAGCTCGGTGGGTTCCAATATGCAGATATTCCCATACCCTTCCACAAAGGGCAGGAACTCGGCAACCTGAAAGCTCAGCTCTTTACGCCGGATGGCCAGCAATATGAGGTGGATAAAAGTGCCATTTTTGAAGAACAGACCACGGAAGAGTGGTCTCAAATAAAGTTCTCCTTTCCTCAGGTAGTGGAAGGCGCCGTTATAGAATTCCGCTATCGCCTCAGTTCGGAAAATGTCTTGCAATTGCGCGAATGGTATTTCCAGTCGGAGATTCCTACCCGCTGGAGCGAGCTTCGCCTTTCTATCCCGGAGTGGTATGATTATATTTTTATCAACCAAGGGCGGAAATTCGATATAGAAGAGCGAGAGCAAAGGCCGGAAACCATCCGTATTCCCAGCGGCAATACCGCCAGCTCAAGAGGAGGGGGAGCTGTTCGGGCAAACGTTAATAAGTGCCGATTTGTCATGGAAAACGTTCCCGCTCTGAAGGAAGAGGCTTATGTGACGACTATGGATGACTACCGGGCTCGTATGCGCTTCCAGTTGCGTTCTATTAAATACCCCCAGAGTTATGTGCAGCCGATCCTGACCGATTGGGTTACTCTAGCAGCCTGTCGGAGAACAGGCTGCTAG
- a CDS encoding IS1182 family transposase, with amino-acid sequence MRKFITPDRNKEHLMPASIDEWLPQKHLARFVVEITEQLDLSAIYKEYKPSGPPPYDPRMLLGLLFYGYATGVYSSRKIEEATYDSVAFRFISGNLHPDHDTLADFRKRFLEQIGGCFVQILLIAQSLGFVKVGQVNIDGTKIQANASKHSAMSYEHMERLEQQFKEEVERLMERAKQVDMQEGQELDIPAEIQRREDRIEKIQAAKKVIEQRAKERFEREQAEYEAKMKAREEKEKQSGKKTKGKKPTAPEEGPTAKDQYNFTDPESRIMKTSDGFDQCYNAQAAVSGQMLIVGALANAHCVDTQELLPVLDVIPAILGNVDRLAADNGYFSQGNVQGCQQREVDAYIAVGKQAHNQWLDQQLAKQDLEPPGEHATPSMQMSHKLKTEIGRAIYRLRKMTVEPVFGIIKEIMGFRRFSFRGEVAINGEWLLVCSAFNLKRLFVLINA; translated from the coding sequence ATGCGTAAGTTTATTACCCCTGACCGGAACAAGGAGCATTTGATGCCCGCCTCGATAGACGAATGGCTTCCGCAAAAGCATTTGGCGCGGTTTGTGGTTGAGATAACGGAGCAGCTGGACTTATCGGCTATCTACAAGGAGTACAAGCCGTCTGGCCCGCCGCCCTATGACCCCCGGATGCTATTAGGCTTGCTGTTCTATGGTTATGCCACCGGGGTGTACAGCTCGCGGAAAATAGAAGAAGCCACCTACGACTCGGTGGCGTTTCGGTTCATTTCGGGCAACCTGCACCCGGATCACGACACACTGGCGGATTTTCGCAAGCGTTTCCTGGAACAAATAGGCGGCTGCTTTGTGCAGATCCTGTTGATCGCCCAGTCGCTGGGCTTTGTGAAGGTAGGGCAGGTAAACATAGACGGGACGAAGATCCAGGCCAATGCTTCCAAGCATAGCGCGATGAGTTATGAACACATGGAGCGCCTGGAGCAACAATTTAAAGAAGAAGTAGAGCGCTTGATGGAGAGGGCCAAACAGGTGGATATGCAGGAGGGCCAGGAATTGGACATACCGGCCGAGATACAGCGGCGGGAGGATCGCATAGAAAAGATCCAGGCGGCCAAGAAGGTAATTGAACAGCGGGCTAAGGAGCGTTTTGAGCGGGAACAGGCCGAATACGAAGCCAAGATGAAGGCCCGCGAGGAAAAAGAAAAGCAAAGCGGGAAGAAAACCAAAGGGAAAAAACCTACGGCGCCGGAAGAGGGGCCTACGGCTAAGGATCAATACAACTTTACTGACCCTGAATCCAGGATCATGAAAACCAGCGATGGTTTCGATCAATGTTATAATGCTCAAGCGGCTGTAAGCGGACAAATGCTTATTGTTGGCGCTTTGGCCAATGCTCATTGTGTAGATACCCAAGAATTGCTTCCCGTCTTGGATGTTATCCCGGCGATATTAGGGAATGTGGACAGGTTAGCAGCCGATAACGGCTATTTTAGCCAAGGCAATGTACAAGGCTGCCAGCAGCGAGAAGTTGATGCCTATATAGCGGTAGGCAAGCAAGCTCATAACCAATGGCTGGATCAACAATTGGCCAAACAAGATCTGGAGCCGCCCGGCGAGCATGCTACCCCTTCAATGCAAATGAGCCATAAGCTTAAAACAGAAATAGGGCGTGCCATTTACCGCTTGCGCAAAATGACGGTAGAGCCCGTATTCGGGATTATCAAGGAAATCATGGGCTTCCGCCGGTTTTCTTTCAGGGGCGAAGTAGCTATTAATGGCGAATGGCTCCTTGTTTGTAGCGCTTTCAACCTCAAAAGGCTTTTTGTATTGATAAACGCATAA
- a CDS encoding ferritin, protein MISKKMIKALNEQIALEGYASYLYLSMASWCDKEALEGCARFMHRQSEEERMHMLKIFHYLSEVDGHALTPAIKQPPHEFESVRSMLEQVYKHEQKVTASINKLVKLSYDESDFTTLDFLQWYVEEQREEEALMRSILDKVKLIGEGPMSLYYIDQEIEKINGKAAEAATEEA, encoded by the coding sequence ATGATTTCGAAAAAAATGATAAAAGCGCTCAACGAGCAGATCGCCCTGGAGGGTTATGCCTCCTACCTGTACTTATCGATGGCATCCTGGTGCGATAAAGAGGCACTGGAGGGCTGCGCCCGGTTCATGCACCGCCAATCGGAAGAAGAGCGCATGCACATGCTGAAAATCTTCCACTACCTCAGCGAGGTGGATGGCCATGCCCTCACGCCTGCCATCAAACAACCTCCCCATGAGTTCGAATCTGTTCGCAGCATGCTGGAACAGGTTTACAAGCACGAGCAGAAAGTCACGGCTTCCATCAACAAACTGGTGAAGCTAAGCTACGACGAAAGCGATTTCACCACCCTGGATTTCCTGCAGTGGTACGTCGAAGAGCAGCGCGAAGAGGAAGCCCTCATGCGCAGCATCCTCGACAAGGTTAAACTCATCGGCGAGGGCCCGATGAGCTTGTACTATATCGACCAGGAAATTGAAAAGATCAACGGGAAAGCGGCGGAGGCGGCAACGGAGGAGGCGTAG